The genomic stretch TTGGAGTATACACTAAAATTTCCAGTTACATCAATTGGATCGCTTCGATTGTGAACGTTACGATCGATCCCCTGGGTAAGTCCGGATTTGCGATTCTTAGTTTAAGCTTtcatttcttgaaaattttagaATGTGCACGTCAAACGGAATGCCTGTCATCGCGAAAGTTTTCCGACAGCCGTATCACAGCACAGAACAATTCTCCATTCTTTCGAGTCGAGTTGCAACGCTCCGGTGAGAGCTTCAACCATTGCAGTGGAGCCCTAATAGACTAtcgtcatgtggttacatcggCTAGCTGCACTCGCTGGAATGGCAAGGATCCGTCGCACATCAAAGCGAACGAACAGATGATCAAAATTACGGATATAAATCGACATCCAATGTATGTGTCAGGCCAACACTACAATGACATCGCTGTGTTGACTCTGGACAAGTTCTATAATCCACACAAGATCTATCAAATTGTCGCACCAGCTTGCATTTGGAAAAATGAGCGCATTCCGGAACCGGTCGTTTTCTTCTCAGCTTATGGACCAGATTTCACGGGATCTACAATGGATGCAACACCCTCCGTTCCGTTAAAGATTATAACAGCATTCCGTCTGGAGAATGGACGCTGCAATACCAACGACAGCTCGCGGTTTAAAGACGAACTTCCCGGTGGATtcaacagtgattttatttgcTCTGAAAATCCTGTCGACTTGGTCCCAGGAATTTGTCGGGTAAGATTCCATTTAAAGCAATTTTTAGACTAGAGGGATTGATCAATTTTGTTATACCAAAGCTGAAGCCAGGAGGACCAATATCTAATTTTCGCAGGGATAATATTGTTCCGTATGTCTATGGGATTAACACACTGGGCGAACAGTGTGGGGGAGCGGAAAATATTTTCGTAGCAATTCGGATCTCATTTTTCTACAACTGGATTGAGTCAGTTGTTCTCAATCGGacagaaatcgcacaaaaaTCGTCGGCAGGAATTGAAGGCGAAATGGAAATAGATAAAACAGTAGTCGAAGCTTCCCTCGCAAGTAGAAGCGACTTTCCGTTCGAGGAAGACCTGGGTGAGTTTCGTATATATTTTTGAATAGTTCAAAAGTATTTAAAAccgtattttttgttcaaatggATGCATCAGTATCCTACGTGTTCCCAGGACTAATTACAGCAGATCACAGACTACGACCTTACGGGAATCGGTTGGTTCCAGGAGGCTTGAGACgcgttgctactgctgctggtaAGCACTGTAAAATGTTTTCGACCTTCAGTGAAAGAGCGAACGTATTTACCTGCTTAATACCTgtcaaaaatatgaataaactCGATGTGATTTATGATTAACATAATGTTCTTACTGCAATAGTCAGAGTCACAAACCACGAACAACGTTATTATCATAAAACTGTACATAATAATAAGTAGTAATTAATATCATCATATTTTCAACCCGCAATTcataaaaacattatttttccaATCCAATTGACATTAGCAATAACATCTCTGCATTTCGTTACTCTTCGACAGTTCATCACCGTTTCGGCGAATCCTCCGAGAACCCGCTGGAGGTGACAATCTACGGAACCCAGTTGCAGCACGTCCCACTCAACACAGAAGATCTGCTGCAGACGCTCGACTCGATTGCCATCCAGCACCAGCAGTGCAACATCCTGAGTCAACCACCTCCGCTGATGAGTAACAGCAGTTACGAAATTGTGAAATCAATAGAACTGACCACTTCACAGCCCGATCGCGAGCAAATATTTCAACAACAGCAGCCCGGACAGCCTTCCGTCCCGGTTTCGCAACGCGGCAGCACAGTTTTGCGACCTTTCCTTTCACCTTCGACGGCACCACAATTCATCTCACCCGTGGCGCCAACTCTGGTCCAACGGTGGTCTACACAGTCCATCAGTCCGCCTTGCATAACGACACCATCAGTCTCCAACACTCGACAGTACCAGCAGCCACCGGTACCGGTCAATCGATATCTTCCGAGAGTCCCAGCACAGTCGGTCAGCTTCCCACCTTCGTTTAGCATCACGAGATCGGTTGAACTTTACCAGGACGGTCGCTGCACTTTGAGCTCCGGGCTGGCCGGAAGATGCCTGCACTATAGCCTCTGTCGGCGAAGTCCGGTGGCGACGTTGATAGGAGGCGGCGGGACTGGTGGTGGCATAATCGGACCCAGTCACGGTTGGTCCTATTGCAACTATGACCTGCTGATTGTATGCTGTCCAATTTGAGTGGAAGCAGGAGCAGAGGAATGGAAACCGCTGTGAGTTTTGGCGTTTACACATGTGCCTAATAGGATGACCTGAACTTGTTTAGCACCGGTTTAAACAAATACGTCATAGTTTTTATAAATTCTTGTGTTAACATTCTGTTGAAGTTTCTTGTATGATTATTTTCATTGCAATGACGAAATGTATAAAACTGTAAATTGACTGCTCAACACCCAGTGCATTTTGTATGAATTTAGGCACCCTAATTGTGACCTGAAATTACCTCCAGTTATACCTTTTTAGTCATACACAGTCGTAAAAAAAGTAGCTCATCTATCGAAAAGGAAGATTACACTCAAATCCATTGTGTCGAAGTAGTAGCAGTACAACTGAAGTAATTTATTTCGTTTACAATAGACCTTTAGGCCAAAGTTGGTTGCTGTTATTGATTGGAGGTTGCAAAACCGAATAAAGTCGAATAAAAACGAATTATCGGTGAGCCGTTTTTTTTATTCCTACCCAGCTAATCATACCTTACTTTCAAATCTTATTGGATAGTGCACTAGGTTAATTATGTTGTCATtgttttgttaggatgaaagtgaTATAATCTAGGATTGTAATGCGGATAACAAATAACCTGAAAGAAATAGTCAAAATCTGAGCTAAGCTCTTTTGTTTACTTTTCAGACGTCGGTTGTTCAATGTTTGCTGTTTTCCTCAATGCGGTAGCGTTTCTTTATTCGACTAAATGAAGGAAAATCTTGTTGGGTTTCCCTATTATTTTCTTTAGAAATTAGGCTTTATTGTTATTTCCTAACCTTTCAAGCTCAACAACTAGCAGCACATCGGCATGTTTCCTCTGCTTTAAGTTCTAATGAGAATCTTCCGATTGTTGGATACCACCACAGCACAGATACGCAACTACGGAACTAGAAACGAGACcatatctctttattttaatcaTCGACATCTGGCGGTGGAAGGGACGCATTTTACATTCAACATTTCATTACACCCTTAGAATTATTCCAGTTCCtcttgtcctcatacaaaaccaAAACGCAAATAGACTGTGCCCGCTCTCTCCGCTCTTTTGTCGAGCGAATTCTTTATCCTCTCCGGTACTAGTATATCGAGATTGACGTTTTATtataatcgtacagtaccacccatATGTGAACAAGATTTTtcatttacatattttttttaacgatttcCATTGTTGCTCGAGTTGGAGaccgaatatcttgactaacgacaatcgaTCGTTTACATTGCACCTAATGTCGCAAGTTATACGTAAAGTAATTTTTTACACacttttattttacacggttttttacgacgattttcctaataacgcggtttttaacacgtttttgcctttctcctagacaggtatagcaatcactggaaaaaccaaagatataaaagtgctccaaagggtcgaatctcgtatatcaatcgacttagtttgacgagttgagcattttctgtatgtgtgtgtgtatgtgtgtgtgtgtgtatgtaacgctctctcaatctcactcgattttctcagagattgctggaccgatcttcatgaaattaattgcaaatgagaggtcttgttgccccataagaccttattgaatttcattgcaatcggatttttagtttagaggttatgtttgaaaatgtgaaaatcacgaaacatcattatctcagaaactactcaaccgattttaacaaaattggtttcaaatgaacgagccacttaaaaaacccttaacttttgagtttcatgaaggttgaacgtgttgttcagaagttatttaaagaaacgtgttctggagagtgtttaacctcactcatgtttctcagagatggcagaaccgatttccacaaaatcagtgtcattaccccataattaccccataagacctcattgattttttttgcattcggactattactttgcctgttatgtttaaaaatgtgaaatccagctttgaaaagaacatattccgaagactacttaaactcactcacttttctcagagatggctgaaccgattttcacgaaattagtatcaaatgaaaggtctagctgcctcataacaccctattgaatttcaatgtaatcggtcagttactttgtttgtaatgtaccaaaatatgaaaatcgccaaacttcattatctcagaaagtacacaaccgatttgaacaatattggtatcaaatgaacaggctagttaaaggttaattgatgaattttatagtgattaaacacgtgcgaaaattgtgaaaagaaacatgttccggtgacttttcaaattcactcgttttcccaaaaatggctggactaaattcaacaatcttagtgtcaaatgaaaattttGGGTTTCCTATAGGCTCCTATttcatttgactataatcgtatttttattccaaccgttatgtattaaattttaaaaacaacgaaagtctattatctcaaagatcacacgacctATTTGAACACAtatagtgtcatttgaacgggttgtctatCAAACCCACAAGTTGGAAATTTTATAGCAATTTtaaatgtggttcaaaagttatgaaaagaaacgaaattcaaagactatttaaaagtgtaactgctttgatcaatttggtattgtgctattcgtacgttcccggtattgctcgtgattgaagtgtacgaaattcaaagtcatttcttttatttcgctatttcttcagcacgaatattttactcctaattaataatttttttaattttttgcctttcttctagaaatgtatagcaatcacttgccaaaccgaagatatggaaccgttatgtattaaattgttaataaaacaacgaaatcttattatctcgaagattacacgacttttttgaacataactagtgtcatacgaacgagtcatctctcaaacttacaaataacaaacttcataacaatttgatatgtggttcaaaagttatggaaagaaaagaaattcaaaggctgtttaaaactatacctgctttgatcaatatatgtggccacaatatcgtaccatttgaatgttcccggtatcgctcgtgattgaactgttcgaaattaaaagtcatttcttttatttcgcaatttcttgagcatttacattacgtcaaattccatattttatacttctattacaacatcattattttagaacccaaaaagtgaatacacatttataggATTGAagggttcatgtaaatctatttttacaaataataagtttgaatgagaaaggctgggtctgaccgctaggtggattaatttgggttttttttgcacgatttgtCGTCCCCGCGTAAACTTGTTACAGTAAATAACATTAACGGTAACAGACTATAGTAGGCTGTTTTTGGAACAGTTTCATTCTTACACGATTTATTACGAtgattttccaaataatgcaTTTGACAAAGTCGCAGGCAGTAATTGtgttttttcgaactaaatttctatttttaacaacggctttttcccgttaaaattcaagttcattaagcagacaatgtgtgcagtagggaaagcgaaaaataagcgaactggaaatatgatacagatttggaaaaacatgCGGTATATTGTTCCAAATCTGTTTCATATTtctagttcgcttatttttcgctttccctactgcacacattgtctgcttagtaattgtgtctttctgaaaaaatacACTATAAGAAAAATTTATCTAACGAACAAGTAAAAAAGGCTAGCTAAAAAAGTGGTTcttagaaaaacacaaatatattattataaattgaatatctacttttattttttttaaattttttacaagtaaattttttttacggaAGGACATAACTTTGTTTATATGACGACTGAAACGGTTAGTTTAAGGGGGGAtcctactctagaaggtcgaaaaatcatgaattttcatatttttttttggctgtctagagtaaagtgaagtgtttggctattttggctattgattaaggtatatttaaagatgtattttccatgtcgtgaatgtaaatatagtgagtattacactgttggcagctgggaacgtggatgctctctctaaatcagtacctaactggtggtaagtttttctcagcttctagtagaccgatcgggctgaaattatttttcagtatatagaaacatattatctatcttgttacgtagccgtttttgaaaattccaaaaattgccaaaatggcggccattttagtaaaaaatttgttttttttttcataaaaaaatcactattaaaataaaacattgaaaaactcagatatcaaaaagcggctacgtaacaagttagataatccatttttacatgttaaaaaaaatcagcaaaatcggttccgtagatgctgagaaaaacttaccaccagttgaaaaaacatggtttcgagaaaaacactgcCAATAAACCAGTCCggacacggactgattaagccgataaacccattAAAGAAGGACATAACTATTAttaacaactttgccaaagacactaaaccgatcaaacaaaccgtttagatgttaaaatattttttttatcattattatgcaTTTGGCGCCGAAAATAAGCCCGAAAATTTATGTCCCGAATTTTGTGTTGATACAAGTTAAACGTCGAGACTATTTACGTGCTTTCCCTAGTACAGTTGTCAGAATATCCTGATTAACCAGATATGTATTATTTAGGCTACATAAGAAACTGCTTTCGGGTCAAACAAATATCTTATCAAATATCTATATACAACATGTAAGgaaacatacttaaatgacgtagcatttttttcatgattttcaaaccCCCTCTCCTCCCTCGAAGTATTTGGTCAAAAAACttcaaccccctccccccctccaGGGTCTGAGAAAAACGTACCAAAATACAAGCGGTAAcataaatccaaaaaaaatacttgaaaaacaaTAACCATGTCTAGGGCGTCgtacataaattacgtaacgcatgaaggggagaAGGGGGGTAGAGtcagcgttacttattgttacgtaggggggagggggggtagtagagacagttacgtaactgtgatgtttgctctaaATTGAAAATTCCGgagggggtcaggctgatcagcgttacataattttaggggggagggggagtcatgtcgaacgttacctatcgttacagaggagagggaggggtctgaaatcaagatttttagcgttacgtaatttgtgtacgacgcctaactcaatttatttatcactcataCACTTGTGACAGCATTTCATATGATGTTAACTTCGCTCTGGATTGTCGTCTTCTGCTTCGAAGGGTTTGTGTTTTAGTACGAGAAGGAAAGTTGTTTGTACAACTTCACGTGATCTATGTTTGTGAATGTTCCGGAATTCGCAAAATGAACCCTGCACTTACCAGCTCTGAAAagaaacgagtatcttgtaattttcactattaaaatATACAAAGAAACatcgatttttgtttttgtgttttGTGTGTTTAAAAATCCAAACGATTGTTGAGCTTACAGAAGATTTCAGAATGCTGCAGATTTCGACAGCTCTCGCTGCAAAAcatgttttagtgtatttttagtgaaaaaatcggtctttcaaaataaatgctGCGTCGATTTCAATCCAACCCCTCCTCCCCTCCTTGTCACAAAACAATGATATTTCCCCTCCCCCcatgaatgctacgtcatttaagtatggtccctaaCAGTGGGGCTGAGAGTGCTTCACCTCCTGCTATCTGCTTTTCTCCTATCGGTCTCTTTTCACTAACTGCTAACAAAATACAAGGTTCATTTTTCGTACATCCGTATTACATACAGGATAAAATCACTTGCGTCTGGCGAAACTGATGAGAAGCCTCTGGaaccctggaaagatagtctgtgtcaatttgactcctcgctttcggcAGTGTTGGGCTCTTTTCGCCTGACCGTGCGTCAGTTTCTACTCGTTTTTTCTTAATCAAtaaagaaatataaaaatctaaattaaaGGTTTTGTTATTTATCGTTGCgttaacaccgtaatgatcATTCATAGATAATTCATAAAGAAAAAGGTGcattttcaatcatttgaaaGTCGGGAGTCAATTTGACGTCCTTTTATCCTTTCACGCATATCGAAATATGATCTTTTCAGGGTTAAAGAAAGGTGGAGCCActtgcaaaaagtttggaaaaCTGAAAGCAAGCTCGTGATTGGTTAGCCGCTGCCAATTGAGCCATCCAACCCGtgacttgtcagccatctcttccgggtcaaAAGACTAGTCTTTCTCGGTTAAGTATTTTAGGaaatttattcaagaaagattggttttgtgatcgccatgggatggctgacaaacaatgggtttgtcTGGCACAATCTCACATCGGCTTACGGTAATCAAGTTTACAGTATGCACTTATGCAGCGGAAAAACATGCGTTAGTATCGATTTAGTTTGTGTCTTTAATGACCTGTTTTATTGGACAGTGTATCTGTTTACATTTACTTCAAAGTGCTGCAATAGAACATCGCATTGGTTTATTGCAAATAAGGTAAAATGTATGCGCCAAGT from Wyeomyia smithii strain HCP4-BCI-WySm-NY-G18 chromosome 3, ASM2978416v1, whole genome shotgun sequence encodes the following:
- the LOC129730163 gene encoding uncharacterized protein LOC129730163, coding for MIKQWRIMSGLVLMAMLVLLRRTHGEDNAFIDDPPDGYYQRTTLDDCPSRFYSEDVSSALGFYILGGLRAFRSEFPHMAAIGWTNKDTGKVDYICGGSLISTRFVVTAGHCGTNEEKIAPDTVRLGDTNLASQEDDRYAQDIKIKKFTPHPSYQRTQKYSDIALIELEQDAKLDVSVCPICLWSKDNLQTFTGGFQAVGFGLTDFASDPSPTLQKVTLNYWDYNECNSNLPRPRSLFKGLTSDQFCSKTPSKDTCQGDSGGPIQIDLSDVSKVIPYLVGVTSFGTGCWDGSFGVYTKISSYINWIASIVNVTIDPLECARQTECLSSRKFSDSRITAQNNSPFFRVELQRSGESFNHCSGALIDYRHVVTSASCTRWNGKDPSHIKANEQMIKITDINRHPMYVSGQHYNDIAVLTLDKFYNPHKIYQIVAPACIWKNERIPEPVVFFSAYGPDFTGSTMDATPSVPLKIITAFRLENGRCNTNDSSRFKDELPGGFNSDFICSENPVDLVPGICRLKPGGPISNFRRDNIVPYVYGINTLGEQCGGAENIFVAIRISFFYNWIESVVLNRTEIAQKSSAGIEGEMEIDKTVVEASLASRSDFPFEEDLVSYVFPGLITADHRLRPYGNRLVPGGLRRVATAAVHHRFGESSENPLEVTIYGTQLQHVPLNTEDLLQTLDSIAIQHQQCNILSQPPPLMSNSSYEIVKSIELTTSQPDREQIFQQQQPGQPSVPVSQRGSTVLRPFLSPSTAPQFISPVAPTLVQRWSTQSISPPCITTPSVSNTRQYQQPPVPVNRYLPRVPAQSVSFPPSFSITRSVELYQDGRCTLSSGLAGRCLHYSLCRRSPVATLIGGGGTGGGIIGPSHGWSYCNYDLLIVCCPI